In the Campylobacter showae genome, one interval contains:
- a CDS encoding helix-hairpin-helix domain-containing protein, giving the protein MDFKKIPYVGEATEADLLALGYEDIASLKGADPNEMFERTKALGRGSDRCILYVYRMVCYYASTPHPDNAKLKWWLWKD; this is encoded by the coding sequence ATAGATTTTAAGAAAATCCCCTATGTCGGCGAGGCGACCGAGGCGGATCTGCTCGCACTCGGCTACGAGGATATCGCTTCGCTAAAGGGCGCGGATCCAAACGAGATGTTTGAACGCACAAAGGCGCTCGGACGCGGCAGCGACAGGTGCATCCTCTATGTTTACCGCATGGTCTGTTACTACGCCAGCACGCCCCATCCCGACAATGCCAAGCTAAAATGGTGGCTCTGGAAGGATTAA
- a CDS encoding XRE family transcriptional regulator, whose protein sequence is MDKEIFQKLLDVAGLTKKQLSEISGIPYPTIRGWGSTTPFPPYLQFMLENYIKAKSYESMRDQVFRIEKIK, encoded by the coding sequence ATGGATAAAGAGATTTTTCAAAAGCTACTAGATGTCGCAGGGCTTACAAAAAAACAGCTTTCTGAAATATCGGGGATACCATATCCCACAATACGAGGCTGGGGATCTACTACACCTTTTCCGCCCTATTTGCAATTTATGTTGGAAAATTACATAAAAGCCAAGAGCTACGAGAGTATGAGGGATCAGGTGTTTAGAATAGAGAAAATCAAGTAG
- a CDS encoding tyrosine-type recombinase/integrase, with product MTLSNIANDYLETLGQISLERYRIQKSSFSHTEKLPKDVEKITSADTQKWVAAMQKNLAPNTIKRVVLCWNRACAQAIEKGGIDKNPFQGVKRPKIASSKIDPFAKDEIETMLSRATGGLKSYLAFAFYTGARCCEILALKWDDIDLDGMTIRISKSLVDGLVKNQTKTGEDRIIPIFEPLLPYIKELARQRDSEWVFSERGDHLFGSTSLFGNGKWRKFLDSCGVPYRSARHTRHTFATHMVERAARGEIPIKWVSQILGHANLDMTIKVYARFIKNEHLKIDRNINVF from the coding sequence ATGACACTTTCAAACATAGCAAACGACTACCTAGAAACCCTAGGCCAAATCAGCCTTGAACGGTATAGAATACAAAAAAGCAGCTTCTCTCACACGGAGAAGCTACCAAAGGACGTAGAAAAGATCACGTCGGCCGATACTCAAAAATGGGTCGCGGCTATGCAAAAAAACCTAGCGCCAAATACTATCAAGCGCGTAGTGCTTTGTTGGAACAGAGCTTGCGCACAGGCTATTGAAAAGGGCGGCATAGACAAAAACCCTTTTCAAGGAGTGAAGCGCCCGAAGATAGCCTCCTCAAAGATAGACCCTTTCGCCAAAGATGAAATAGAAACTATGCTATCAAGAGCTACGGGCGGGCTTAAGAGCTATCTAGCCTTTGCATTTTATACGGGAGCGCGGTGTTGCGAAATTTTGGCTCTCAAATGGGATGATATAGATTTGGATGGTATGACGATTCGTATATCAAAAAGCCTTGTGGACGGCCTAGTCAAAAACCAAACAAAAACGGGCGAGGATAGGATCATACCTATATTTGAGCCATTGCTACCGTATATCAAAGAGCTAGCGCGGCAAAGAGATAGCGAGTGGGTGTTTTCAGAGAGAGGAGATCATTTGTTTGGCTCTACTTCGCTGTTTGGGAACGGCAAGTGGCGCAAATTTCTAGATAGTTGCGGAGTGCCGTATAGAAGTGCGAGGCATACGAGACATACTTTTGCCACGCACATGGTAGAGCGCGCCGCGAGGGGCGAGATACCTATCAAATGGGTCTCGCAAATACTAGGGCACGCAAACCTAGATATGACGATCAAGGTATACGCTAGGTTCATCAAAAACGAACACTTGAAGATAGATCGCAATATAAACGTCTTTTAG
- a CDS encoding phage late control D family protein, whose product MVKHPNFKLEANGKDITEIIRANLISLNFDDKEGSKSDEISFGVSGIYAKPVFGDNLKLWLGYGDDLYLCGSFSVQTASRDYKNQTTEVRATAVNFASPQKIKKRRSWENTTVFEIARKIAGENKLAVKTSGQDQNIASVLQNDAGDLDFLYGLCFDYGFIMAVKNATIVIASKDAKGDETQTSNTPKNESLPAFTLNLAELYSLEITEANRNSYGAVIVEWQDIEAGKTKSIKVGSGEQTYKMQIAQPKSDNEAFRQGEAKLNELQKGGINGRCSLPGANIIAGGKLKFSGIAGLEANEFSIKSVSHRLSTDNYEIEIEFEG is encoded by the coding sequence ATGGTAAAACATCCAAATTTTAAGCTCGAAGCAAACGGCAAAGATATTACGGAGATAATCAGGGCAAATTTAATCAGCCTAAATTTCGACGACAAAGAGGGAAGCAAAAGCGACGAGATAAGCTTTGGCGTTAGCGGTATATACGCCAAGCCCGTATTCGGCGATAATCTAAAGCTTTGGCTAGGATACGGGGACGATCTTTATCTTTGCGGCTCGTTTAGCGTGCAAACGGCTAGCAGGGATTATAAAAACCAAACCACCGAAGTAAGAGCCACTGCCGTAAACTTCGCAAGCCCTCAAAAAATCAAAAAGCGCAGGAGCTGGGAGAATACCACCGTATTTGAAATAGCAAGAAAAATAGCCGGCGAAAATAAGCTTGCCGTAAAAACGTCCGGGCAGGATCAAAACATCGCCTCCGTCTTGCAAAACGACGCGGGGGATCTAGATTTCTTATATGGGCTTTGCTTTGATTACGGCTTTATCATGGCGGTAAAAAACGCTACTATCGTCATAGCTTCCAAAGACGCCAAAGGGGACGAAACGCAAACTTCAAATACGCCTAAAAACGAAAGTCTACCAGCTTTTACTCTAAATTTAGCCGAGCTTTACTCCTTGGAGATTACCGAAGCCAACAGAAACTCATACGGAGCGGTTATAGTAGAGTGGCAAGACATAGAAGCGGGTAAAACAAAGAGTATCAAGGTAGGTTCGGGGGAGCAAACCTACAAGATGCAAATAGCCCAACCAAAATCAGATAACGAGGCTTTTAGGCAAGGCGAAGCCAAGCTAAACGAACTGCAAAAGGGCGGCATAAACGGTAGGTGTTCTTTGCCCGGAGCAAATATAATAGCGGGCGGAAAGCTTAAATTTAGCGGTATAGCGGGGCTAGAAGCAAACGAATTTAGTATCAAAAGCGTAAGCCATAGATTAAGTACGGATAATTACGAAATAGAGATTGAATTTGAGGGGTAA
- a CDS encoding tail protein X — MDKIYIAKDGDRLDTIVYAHYGHLRFFEQVLALNPKLGATLKAGNKVFLPEIKEKAKEQNKLW, encoded by the coding sequence ATGGATAAAATTTATATAGCTAAAGACGGCGATAGGCTCGATACTATCGTTTACGCGCATTACGGACATTTAAGATTTTTCGAACAAGTACTAGCTCTAAATCCAAAGCTGGGCGCTACGCTTAAAGCGGGCAACAAGGTATTTTTGCCCGAGATAAAAGAGAAAGCCAAGGAGCAAAATAAGCTATGGTAA
- a CDS encoding phage tail protein translates to MVLNLGGFKFNWKQVGGISLETEFGISSQDRIQNHPALFAANLGNQTVNIEGQTMPYNGDKQTALKRLYELARSRQSYPLTNGNGKYFGRFAVLKISEKQAVFTPNGAFFTQSFSLELKRDYDG, encoded by the coding sequence ATGGTACTAAATTTGGGCGGATTTAAATTTAACTGGAAGCAAGTAGGCGGCATATCGTTAGAGACGGAGTTTGGCATAAGCTCGCAGGACCGTATCCAAAATCACCCGGCTTTATTTGCGGCAAACCTCGGAAACCAAACCGTGAACATAGAGGGGCAGACTATGCCCTATAACGGCGACAAACAGACGGCGTTAAAAAGGCTTTATGAGCTAGCGCGCAGTAGGCAAAGCTATCCGCTAACCAACGGAAACGGCAAATATTTCGGCAGGTTCGCGGTTCTTAAAATCAGCGAAAAACAAGCCGTATTCACTCCAAACGGAGCGTTTTTTACGCAGAGCTTTAGTTTGGAGCTAAAAAGGGATTACGATGGATAA